The following proteins are encoded in a genomic region of Bacillus sp. FJAT-22090:
- a CDS encoding alpha/beta fold hydrolase, with protein MKTVQIKGSSVAYIDEGQGKVLFLIHGFCGSSAYWCRVVPLLANQYRVIAIDLPGHGESEVQDNVNQIDDYADFIHQFLDSLELDKVTMLGHSLGGYLTLAFAEKYSERLNGFSLIHSTGLPDSEEAKKGRDTSALKIDDEGIEVFVDGLIPKLFAPNNVKSHQNLVEEAIKIGYSTSPIGAKNALMAMRDRKDRREIINITKLPVVLVAGAEDQLIPSEKTFTANGVNIKQVVLKDVGHMSMYEAPKELVKIFEDSKTFS; from the coding sequence ATGAAAACAGTGCAAATAAAAGGTTCAAGTGTAGCTTATATAGATGAAGGTCAGGGAAAGGTATTATTTCTAATTCATGGTTTTTGTGGAAGTTCTGCATATTGGTGTAGAGTGGTTCCACTACTTGCTAATCAGTATCGTGTAATTGCGATAGATTTACCGGGTCATGGAGAATCGGAGGTGCAGGATAATGTGAATCAAATTGACGATTATGCGGACTTCATCCACCAATTTTTAGATTCTTTGGAGCTAGACAAGGTAACAATGCTTGGTCATTCTTTAGGTGGTTATTTAACACTCGCATTCGCAGAAAAATATAGCGAACGATTAAATGGCTTTTCCTTAATACACTCAACAGGATTACCAGATTCAGAGGAGGCTAAAAAAGGAAGAGATACTTCAGCTCTAAAAATAGACGATGAGGGGATAGAAGTATTTGTTGACGGATTAATACCAAAACTATTTGCACCAAATAACGTGAAGAGTCATCAAAACTTAGTGGAGGAAGCGATTAAAATTGGATATTCAACTTCTCCAATTGGTGCTAAGAATGCTCTAATGGCAATGAGAGATCGAAAAGATCGAAGAGAGATAATTAATATTACTAAATTACCAGTAGTGCTTGTTGCTGGGGCAGAAGATCAACTTATCCCATCTGAGAAAACCTTCACGGCAAATGGAGTTAATATAAAACAAGTAGTGCTAAAGGATGTAGGACATATGAGTATGTACGAGGCGCCAAAAGAACTGGTTAAAATCTTTGAAGACTCGAAAACGTTTTCCTGA
- a CDS encoding YetF domain-containing protein, producing MDTFFELNFWEMLIRTTFSFIVLLILARILGKKQLSQLTFFHYITGITIGSIAAEIAAQHETPFLDGLVSLVWWTLLTLLMSFISLKSPRARVLIDDEPTIIIKDGQLVVKSLKTARLHMDDVLMLLREQSIFSIQDVHYAVLETNGELSVFKKVGQQEATKTDVKATITLPTFLPSEIIADGKIVQKNLTELDLSEEWVMKKLRKQGIDSVDEVFYAQVQTNGSLYISLYNK from the coding sequence ATGGATACATTTTTCGAGTTAAACTTTTGGGAAATGTTAATTAGAACAACTTTTTCCTTTATAGTGCTATTAATATTAGCAAGAATATTAGGAAAGAAACAGCTGAGTCAATTGACCTTTTTCCATTACATCACAGGAATAACAATAGGATCTATTGCCGCTGAGATTGCCGCACAACACGAAACACCTTTTCTTGATGGCCTAGTATCACTAGTGTGGTGGACGCTTCTTACACTATTAATGAGCTTTATATCACTGAAATCTCCGAGAGCGCGTGTCTTAATAGATGATGAACCTACTATTATTATTAAAGACGGACAACTTGTGGTGAAGTCTTTAAAGACTGCTCGTTTACATATGGATGATGTGTTAATGCTACTACGAGAACAATCTATTTTTTCCATACAAGACGTACATTATGCAGTTCTGGAGACAAACGGAGAATTGAGTGTATTTAAAAAAGTAGGTCAGCAAGAAGCTACTAAGACAGACGTAAAGGCTACAATTACTCTTCCAACATTTTTACCTTCTGAAATAATAGCGGATGGTAAAATAGTACAAAAAAATCTAACTGAATTAGATTTATCTGAGGAGTGGGTAATGAAAAAACTTCGAAAACAAGGAATCGATTCAGTGGATGAAGTGTTTTATGCACAAGTACAAACGAATGGTTCCTTATACATTAGTTTATATAATAAATAA
- a CDS encoding MFS transporter — protein MFIANASHKMGNPVYPIMFAIGVCHLFNDSLQSVIPAMFPVLEEERGLTFTQLGLISFMLNIVASVLQPVVGFISDKKPMPYALPLGMISSFVGIAGIAFSAEYWMILVSVVFLGFGSAIFHPEGSRVSFMAAGSKRGLSQSIYQVGGNSGQALAPLISAFILVPFGQKGAALFLIVAAIGIFLLSRISIWYKKELEVEKLSKRKKTILSSLPPLSKKQVGIALTLLMIIIFARSFYVTNMTNFYIFHLMENYDLSIKKGQLFIFIFLVLGAVGTFFGGPMADRFGRKNVILLSMAVPIPLSLILPHVPIWAVVLLLVIIGFSIMLSFSVTVVYAQELVPSKIGTMAGLTVGLAFGMGAIGAVLIGILMDNVGVYTTMIIVSTLPLIGLVALALPTDRKIAVQK, from the coding sequence ATGTTTATAGCTAATGCCTCGCATAAAATGGGAAATCCAGTTTATCCTATTATGTTTGCGATCGGAGTTTGTCATTTGTTTAATGATTCACTACAATCGGTTATTCCAGCAATGTTTCCGGTTTTAGAAGAAGAAAGAGGATTGACGTTTACACAGTTAGGTTTAATATCTTTCATGTTGAATATCGTCGCTTCAGTTTTACAACCGGTAGTAGGTTTTATAAGTGATAAAAAACCTATGCCATATGCACTTCCGCTAGGTATGATAAGTTCCTTTGTTGGGATAGCGGGTATTGCATTTTCTGCGGAATATTGGATGATTCTTGTTTCCGTTGTATTCCTTGGTTTTGGTTCTGCCATATTTCACCCAGAAGGTTCTCGTGTTTCCTTTATGGCTGCTGGTTCTAAAAGAGGGCTATCGCAATCTATTTATCAAGTCGGAGGGAACTCTGGACAAGCTCTTGCTCCATTAATAAGTGCATTTATTCTAGTACCGTTTGGTCAAAAGGGGGCTGCACTTTTCTTAATTGTTGCAGCTATTGGTATTTTTCTATTATCCAGAATTTCTATTTGGTATAAGAAAGAGTTAGAAGTTGAGAAACTTTCTAAAAGGAAAAAAACAATACTTTCTTCTTTGCCACCTCTTTCTAAAAAACAAGTGGGTATAGCACTTACACTTTTAATGATCATTATTTTTGCGAGATCCTTTTACGTAACTAATATGACAAACTTTTATATTTTTCATTTGATGGAAAACTACGATTTATCGATTAAAAAAGGACAGCTTTTTATTTTTATATTCCTTGTGTTAGGAGCAGTTGGGACATTCTTTGGTGGTCCAATGGCAGACAGATTTGGTAGAAAAAACGTCATCTTACTTTCAATGGCTGTTCCAATTCCTTTAAGCCTCATTTTGCCGCATGTCCCAATTTGGGCAGTCGTTTTACTACTAGTAATTATTGGATTCTCCATCATGTTAAGTTTTTCAGTCACTGTCGTTTATGCACAAGAACTTGTACCTAGTAAAATTGGTACTATGGCGGGTTTAACAGTTGGACTTGCCTTTGGTATGGGTGCAATAGGGGCGGTCCTAATAGGTATATTAATGGATAACGTCGGTGTATACACAACGATGATTATCGTTTCAACGCTACCCCTTATCGGATTGGTTGCGCTTGCCTTACCAACAGATCGCAAAATAGCGGTTCAAAAGTAA
- a CDS encoding SRPBCC domain-containing protein: MSDMEDISSVWIDGDIETVWDAITEEKKISRWYVPGSLCEIPNLKIGEKATFTLMPSVHNNLSEKLTMPLTIVVLRTYKEFSLYLNSQQTLLSFVIEKEDNGARVTMNSGGFDESLANLKALIEGNEIPFI, encoded by the coding sequence ATGAGTGATATGGAAGATATAAGTTCAGTGTGGATTGATGGGGATATAGAAACTGTTTGGGATGCTATAACGGAAGAGAAGAAAATCTCACGATGGTATGTTCCGGGTTCTCTGTGTGAAATACCTAATCTGAAAATAGGGGAGAAAGCGACATTTACGTTAATGCCTAGTGTGCATAATAATCTTTCCGAGAAACTGACGATGCCTTTAACTATTGTAGTTCTAAGAACTTATAAGGAATTTTCTCTTTATTTGAACTCGCAACAAACTCTTCTATCCTTTGTAATAGAAAAGGAAGATAATGGGGCTAGAGTGACGATGAATTCAGGTGGCTTCGATGAGTCATTAGCAAATTTAAAAGCCTTAATAGAAGGTAACGAAATTCCTTTTATTTAG
- a CDS encoding universal stress protein translates to MKHTKGRMDESILVCVYYGPNGERLIRRGHKMATIMDCPLYILTVDPLPYDAFDAEKSSYIEQWQNLAEELEVDEFIIRDNEKRPSPKVIKEVAHKHNITQIIIGQTAQSRWEEITKGSFMNVLLREIPFVDFHVVSVERSVKDEEDGIFEKGVRAYLVADGDDYKVSFTCAKNMCQEGIFFKEIGTDFDNGIFKFMHNSKMHQVHIQENLVTDNSQVPDGCNVKIKQ, encoded by the coding sequence GTGAAACACACGAAAGGCAGAATGGATGAGAGTATATTGGTCTGCGTATACTATGGTCCTAATGGCGAACGTTTAATAAGAAGAGGTCATAAGATGGCTACTATAATGGATTGCCCTCTCTATATTCTTACAGTTGACCCTCTTCCATACGATGCATTCGATGCCGAGAAATCAAGTTATATTGAACAATGGCAGAATTTAGCTGAAGAACTAGAAGTAGACGAATTTATCATTCGCGATAACGAAAAACGCCCTTCACCAAAAGTTATAAAAGAAGTAGCTCATAAACATAATATAACCCAAATAATTATTGGACAAACTGCCCAAAGTAGATGGGAAGAGATTACAAAGGGCTCTTTTATGAATGTGTTATTACGTGAAATTCCTTTTGTTGATTTCCATGTTGTTTCCGTAGAACGATCTGTCAAAGACGAGGAAGATGGCATTTTCGAAAAAGGAGTACGTGCGTATTTGGTCGCGGATGGCGATGATTATAAAGTATCCTTTACATGTGCTAAAAACATGTGCCAAGAAGGTATTTTCTTTAAAGAAATTGGTACAGATTTTGATAATGGGATTTTTAAATTCATGCATAACAGCAAGATGCACCAAGTCCATATTCAAGAGAACCTGGTAACAGACAACTCTCAAGTTCCAGACGGGTGCAATGTTAAGATTAAACAATAA
- a CDS encoding Na+/H+ antiporter subunit A: MFPVSLIIVIPFIIAAIVPFIYRRFTKIHVGWFVLLVPIFLLVMLARLIPSIAGGKTYIHTYEWIPHLGINFTTYLDGLSMIFGLLITGVGSLVILYSIFYLSSKESLQHFYCYLLLFMGAMLGVVFSDNLMVLYVFWELTSVSSFLLIAFWHHRKGSRQGAQKAMLITVSGGVAMLIGFIMLHSMTGTYSIREIISSLSEMTDHSFFIPAMILILIGAFTKSAQFPFHIWLPDAMEAPTPVSAYLHSATMVKAGIYLVARFTPIFGGEQVWFWAVSGVGMITLFWGSLNAIRQTDLKALLAYSTVSQLGLIMSLLGLGSIALHLGYSKDSIIYTQATFAALFHMINHSTFKGALFMVVGIVDHELGTRDIRRLGGLMALMPFTFTIAAIGSLSMAGLPPFNGFLSKEMFFAATVAITDANVFSLDSIGIIFPIVAWIASVFTFVYCMIIIFKTFLGPAQPEKLDKPIHEAPIGMLISPFILVAFVVGIFLFPNLLGEYILRPAMFSVYPTFAEAESLTPKISAWHGIKPELLMTIGVILVGAILYYRLKSWKPIYSLFSQKYTFNAFYNRLLADSEVSSTLTTKSYMTGFLRDYLVYIYLFFIVTSGGFLLFSSAFSFSTANNAPIRVYEGILVGVMAIAAVAMIFAKSRVTAVLLNGVLGYAISIFFVIFRAPDLALTQLVVESVTTALFLLAFSHLPDWKKEKSSSNNKMINAIISIAVGAFVMLIGFSVINYNSFASISVFFENAYELAGGANIVNAILGDFRAFDTMLEVVVLFIAGLGVYTLIKLRAKKGAEDIED, translated from the coding sequence TTGTTCCCTGTTAGTTTAATTATTGTTATTCCATTTATTATTGCGGCAATCGTACCGTTTATATATAGGCGATTTACCAAAATTCATGTAGGCTGGTTTGTCCTTTTAGTCCCTATTTTTTTGTTAGTCATGCTTGCTAGGCTAATTCCCTCGATAGCAGGTGGTAAAACATATATCCATACTTATGAATGGATACCTCATTTAGGAATTAATTTCACTACTTATTTAGACGGTTTAAGTATGATATTTGGTTTACTTATAACTGGTGTAGGTAGTTTAGTTATTCTATATTCTATTTTTTATCTTTCATCTAAAGAATCCCTTCAACATTTTTATTGCTACCTACTACTATTCATGGGTGCCATGCTGGGAGTTGTGTTCTCGGACAACTTAATGGTTTTATATGTATTTTGGGAGTTAACAAGTGTTTCTTCTTTCTTATTAATCGCCTTTTGGCATCATCGTAAAGGCTCAAGACAAGGAGCTCAAAAAGCAATGCTTATTACCGTGAGTGGCGGAGTAGCGATGCTTATTGGATTTATAATGCTTCACTCTATGACTGGGACATATAGTATTCGCGAGATTATTTCAAGTCTAAGCGAGATGACAGATCACTCGTTTTTTATACCAGCAATGATTTTGATATTAATAGGGGCGTTTACAAAATCAGCACAGTTTCCATTTCATATTTGGTTACCTGATGCGATGGAAGCTCCAACTCCCGTGAGTGCATACTTACATTCCGCTACAATGGTTAAAGCTGGTATTTACTTAGTAGCCCGTTTTACACCTATTTTTGGTGGAGAACAAGTTTGGTTTTGGGCGGTTAGTGGAGTAGGTATGATTACATTATTTTGGGGTTCTTTGAATGCAATTCGACAAACAGATTTAAAGGCTTTGCTAGCGTATTCAACTGTTAGTCAGCTAGGTCTAATTATGAGTCTTCTCGGCTTAGGGTCGATTGCACTTCATTTGGGGTATTCGAAGGATTCGATTATTTATACGCAAGCAACATTTGCCGCACTTTTTCATATGATCAATCACTCAACCTTTAAGGGTGCTTTGTTCATGGTAGTGGGAATTGTCGATCATGAACTTGGGACCCGTGACATACGAAGGCTTGGTGGGTTAATGGCACTCATGCCGTTTACATTTACGATTGCTGCAATAGGAAGTTTATCGATGGCAGGATTGCCACCTTTTAATGGTTTTTTAAGTAAAGAGATGTTTTTTGCAGCCACAGTAGCTATTACTGATGCTAATGTCTTCTCGCTCGACTCCATAGGTATCATTTTCCCAATCGTAGCGTGGATAGCAAGTGTCTTTACGTTTGTTTATTGTATGATTATCATTTTTAAAACATTTTTAGGACCAGCTCAACCAGAAAAGTTAGACAAACCAATTCATGAAGCACCTATAGGAATGCTTATTTCTCCATTTATATTAGTTGCATTTGTGGTAGGTATATTCTTATTCCCTAATTTACTAGGTGAATATATACTACGTCCAGCGATGTTTAGTGTATATCCGACATTCGCGGAGGCGGAAAGCCTCACTCCGAAAATTTCTGCCTGGCATGGAATTAAACCAGAATTACTTATGACGATTGGTGTTATTTTGGTAGGGGCAATACTGTATTATCGACTAAAAAGTTGGAAGCCAATATACAGCTTATTTTCTCAAAAATACACATTTAATGCGTTTTATAATAGGTTGCTTGCAGACAGTGAAGTAAGTTCTACATTAACAACGAAGTCTTATATGACTGGATTTTTGAGAGATTATTTAGTTTATATTTATTTGTTCTTTATAGTAACTTCAGGTGGCTTTTTATTATTTTCATCAGCATTTTCGTTTAGCACTGCTAACAATGCTCCAATTCGAGTGTATGAAGGTATACTTGTTGGCGTAATGGCGATTGCTGCAGTTGCAATGATATTTGCGAAATCTCGTGTGACAGCAGTTCTTTTGAATGGTGTTTTGGGTTACGCTATCTCTATCTTTTTCGTTATATTCCGTGCTCCAGATTTGGCGCTAACCCAGCTTGTTGTAGAATCTGTCACTACGGCTTTATTTCTTTTGGCATTTTCTCATTTACCGGATTGGAAGAAAGAGAAATCATCATCCAATAACAAGATGATTAATGCAATCATCTCGATTGCTGTTGGGGCATTTGTCATGCTAATAGGTTTTTCAGTCATCAATTACAATTCATTTGCATCGATATCGGTATTTTTTGAAAATGCTTATGAACTAGCTGGTGGAGCAAATATTGTGAATGCCATTTTAGGGGATTTCCGTGCATTTGATACGATGTTAGAGGTTGTTGTACTCTTTATTGCCGGCTTAGGAGTTTATACTCTCATTAAGTTACGAGCAAAGAAGGGGGCAGAAGACATTGAAGATTAA
- a CDS encoding Na(+)/H(+) antiporter subunit B yields the protein MKINDVILRTVTRIVVFIILTFGVYLFLSGHNKPGGGFIGGLVLGSAIVLLYLTHDIASISKSLPFDFKLVAALGVLMATSTGFGSIILGVPFLSQSFGYFDLPIFGKTELTTVTIFEAGVALTVVGVVVTIILSISEDE from the coding sequence TTGAAGATTAATGATGTTATTTTACGGACAGTTACTAGAATTGTTGTGTTTATTATACTGACATTCGGTGTGTATTTGTTTTTGTCTGGTCATAATAAACCTGGTGGTGGATTTATAGGTGGCTTAGTGCTTGGTTCTGCTATCGTGCTACTTTATTTAACACATGATATAGCATCGATCAGCAAGAGTCTTCCCTTTGATTTTAAACTAGTAGCTGCCTTAGGTGTGTTAATGGCAACTTCTACAGGGTTTGGTTCTATAATTTTGGGTGTGCCTTTTTTATCGCAGTCTTTTGGCTACTTTGATCTCCCTATCTTTGGGAAAACAGAGCTCACCACAGTGACTATTTTCGAGGCTGGTGTGGCATTAACCGTTGTCGGAGTAGTTGTAACAATTATTTTGAGTATAAGTGAGGATGAGTAG
- a CDS encoding Na(+)/H(+) antiporter subunit C has protein sequence METLIMILIGILTAVGTYLILSRNIIRVILGTAVLSHAVHLLILTIGGLKKGNVPLLKQADAPYTDALPQALILTAIVISFAVTAFLLVLAYRSYQVNRQDDLHALRGTNDE, from the coding sequence ATGGAAACGTTAATTATGATATTAATCGGAATACTAACAGCCGTTGGAACCTATTTGATCCTCTCTAGAAATATTATTCGAGTAATTTTAGGGACCGCTGTTCTGTCTCATGCAGTTCATTTGTTGATCTTAACAATTGGAGGCTTAAAAAAAGGTAATGTACCTTTACTGAAGCAGGCAGACGCTCCTTATACAGATGCTCTCCCACAAGCATTGATTTTAACTGCTATTGTTATAAGCTTTGCGGTGACAGCCTTTTTACTTGTTTTAGCTTATCGATCTTATCAAGTAAATAGGCAGGATGATCTTCATGCATTGCGAGGAACAAATGATGAATAA